The following proteins are co-located in the Eleginops maclovinus isolate JMC-PN-2008 ecotype Puerto Natales chromosome 1, JC_Emac_rtc_rv5, whole genome shotgun sequence genome:
- the LOC134872379 gene encoding protein-glutamine gamma-glutamyltransferase 2-like, whose protein sequence is MSQVLDIERYDLEIKRNSSSHHTEQCGEERLIVRRGQPFNITLHLKPGSTEFKPGEESFTLIVETGPLPRKESDTRVTFGLSDSPADNEWSASATYDPSGNTVSVSISSSPNAPIGLYSLTLDQDGQKTSLGEFTLLFNAWCPRDAVYMRSETKRQEYVLAQYGLIYRGTHERIKGKPWNFGQFEPGILDICLKILDENPKFISDADKDCCARRNPIYVTRVLSAMINSNNDGGVLVGEWHDFSGGVHPGNWIGSGDILHQWTESGPVHFGQCWVFAALACTVSRALGIPCRVVTNFGSAHDTDANLIIENLYDEDGESISNGDSLWNFHVWVDSWMTRPDLGTDFDGWQTSDPTPQEKSDGVYCCGPSSLKAIREGELTKKYDAPFIFAEVNADIVDLMRLSDGKFVQFSGSTKSVGQFISTKAVGSNERHDITHQYKYPEGSKEERQVYEKAQHHNKLLQLGKEPGLHLKIKLADNMIVGSDFEVQAVITNNCMYTRICTFLFFAKAVGYNGKLGDSCGFTSDKVEVPSGGEKRMSLKLEYKRYGSAITSDRLIQVSAITIDKQIINYHKAEKTIVLDEPEIQIKLLGEATVRQSVTAELTLLNPLPEPMKDCSFTVEGIGLTDGKPITARIEAVGPKQEAKASFDFIPTSVGTSVLLVNFDSDKLKNIMSSINVVVKQSASTEVNTV, encoded by the exons ATGAGTCAAG TTTTGGATATTGAGCGCTATGATCTTGAAATTaagagaaacagcagcagccatcACACCGAGCAGTGTGGAGAGGAGCGTTTGATTGTAAGAAGGGGGCAGCCCTTCAATATCACTTTACACCTGAAGCCTGGCAGCACAGAGTTCAAGCCGGGTGAAGAAAGCTTCACACTTATCGTTGAGACTG GCCCATTACCCAGAAAAGAATCAGACACTAGGGTTACTTTTGGTCTAAGCGACTCCCCAGCAGACAATGAGTGGAGCGCATCTGCCACTTATGATCCCTCCGGAAACACAGTGTCTGTGTCTATCAGTTCCTCGCCCAACGCCCCTATAGGGCTCTATTCTTTGACTCTGGACCAGGATGGGCAGAAGACCAGTTTAGGAGAATTCACCTTGCTTTTTAATGCTTGGTGCCCCA GAGATGCTGTTTACATGCGCAGTGAGACGAAGAGGCAAGAGTATGTTTTAGCTCAATATGGGCTCATCTACAGAGGAACACATGAACGAATCAAGGGGAAACCCTGGAACTTTGGACAG TTTGAACCAGGAATACTGGATATCTGTCTGAAAATCCTGGATGAAAACCCCAAATTTATCTCTGATGCCGACAAGGACTGCTGTGCCAGGAGGAATCCCATCTATGTGACCAGGGTGCTAAGTGCTATG ATCAACAGTAACAATGACGGAGGTGTGCTGGTGGGAGAGTGGCACGATTTTTCAGGTGGGGTGCATCCAGGAAACTGGATCGGCAGCGGGGACATCCTGCACCAGTGGACAGAAAGTGGCCCCGTCCACTTTGGCCAATGTTGGGTCTTTGCTGCTCTTGCGTGCACAG TTTCCCGGGCCCTGGGCATCCCATGTCGAGTGGTTACTAACTTTGGATCGGCTCACGACACTGATGCCAACCTGATAATAGAAAATCTGTATGATGAAGATGGTGAAAGCATATCAAATGGTGATTCGCTATG GAATTTCCACGTGTGGGTGGACAGCTGGATGACTCGTCCTGATCTGGGGACAGATTTTGATGGCTGGCAAACCAGTGACCCTACCCCACAGGAGAAAAGTGATG GTGTTTACTGTTGCGGACCGTCCTCTCTGAAGGCCATCAGGGAAGGAGAGCTGACAAAGAAATATGATGCTCCCTTCATTTTTGCTGAG GTTAATGCAGATATTGTGGACCTGATGCGCTTGTCAGATGGAAAGTTCGTACAGTTCAGTGGATCAACTAAATCTGTTGGACAGTTCATCAGCACCAAAGCTGTGGGCTCGAATGAGAGACACGACATCACACACCAGTACAAGTATCCAGAAG GCTCAAAGGAGGAGAGGCAGGTGTATGAGAAGGCTCAGCATCACAACAAGTTGCTGCAGCTAGGAAAAGAGCCGGGGCTCCATCTCAAG ATCAAACTGGCTGATAACATGATAGTTGGCTCGGACTTTGAAGTGCAAGCTGTCATCACTAACAACTGCATGTACACGAGGATCTGCACCTTCCTGTTCTTCGCCAAAGCTGTCGGCTACAACGGAAAACTGGGAGACAGCTGTGGATTCACTTCAGACAAAGTGGAGGTGCCCTCTGGAGGAG aAAAGCGTATGTCCCTCAAACTGGAGTATAAGCGTTATGGATCAGCAATCACCTCCGACAGGTTGATCCAGGTGTCAGCCATCACCATCGACAAGCAGATCATAAATTACCATAAGGCTGAGAAGACCATTGTGCTGGACGAGCCAGAAATACAGATCAAG CTGTTGGGAGAGGCCACAGTGAGGCAGAGTGTGACGGCAGAGCTGACCCTGCTGAACCCTCTACCAGAGCCGATGAAGGACTGCAGCTTCACCGTGGAGGGGATCGGCCTCACTGACGGCAAACCCATAACAGCAAG GATTGAAGCTGTGGGCCCAAAACAAGAAGCCAAGGCAAGCTTTGACTTCATTCCCACCAGTGTGGGCACCAGTGTCCTGCTGGTTAACTTTGATAGTGACAAACTGAAGAATATCATGAGCTCCATCAATGTTGTTGTGAAACAATCAGCGAGTACAGAAGTCAATACCGtgtaa
- the LOC134867666 gene encoding kelch-like protein 10, which yields MSVYNELRLEKKLCDAVIRVENVEFYVHKIILCNCSPFFQVLFTRWSTPDCLVFDVPNVSADMMKLFIEFAYTECVPVTLENVQELFIAADRYNVTGIVQACSDLLEKQLTPQNCIGIMKFTDIYYTPELKNKAFLFALNHFEEVAATSEEFMQLSAQELSQIIGDDRLNVKQEKMVFRAILSWISYAAGERREYISLLLPKVRLALMNLENFIECVSNNPLVKESEDCKSILLRTLKAMLDLQTMSFFDSIYYHPLARPRMPSAIMLAFGGWRGRVPTDAIQAYDVRADRWVNVTSNMEGPRAYHCTVFLEGSVYCVGGFDRVERLSSVHRFDLVLRTWQKVAEMHVRRCFVTVTVMDGFIYAMGGYDGEDRHNTVERYQPRANQWTLIAPMHEQRSDASSTSLHGKVYICGGFNGNESLSTAECYDPESNQWTLIASMGSGRSGVGVVAYADHVFAVGGFDGTSRLSTAEAYNPETDTWHAVPSMLSSRSNFGIALIDDRLFVVGGFNDSSTFRAVECFDVEADEWSDARDLETSCSALSCCVVYGLPNLAEYASPHHSVQISEAEEREVE from the exons ATGTCCGTGTACAATGAGCTGCGTCTGGAAAAAAAGCTTTGTGATGCGGTGATCAGAGTGGAGAACGTTGAATTTTATGTGCACAAGATCATCCTCTGCAACTGCAGCCCGTTCTTTCA GGTCCTCTTTACTCGCTGGTCAACTCCTGACTGTCTGGTGTTTGACGTTCCCAATGTGTCCGCTGACATGATGAAGCTCTTCATTGAGTTTGCCTACACTGAATGTGTTCCAGTAACACTAGAAAATGTGCAAGAGCTTTTTATAGCAGCAGACCGGTACAATGTAACGGGCATCGTACAAGCGTGCAGTGACCTCCTGGAGAAGCAGCTGACCCCTCAAAACTGCATCGGCATCATGAAGTTCACAGACATCTATTACACCCCTGAATTGAAGAACAAGGCTTTCCTTTTCGCGCTAAACCACTTTGAGGAAGTTGCTGCCACCTCAGAAGAGTTCATGCAGCTCTCTGCACAGGAACTTAGTCAAATCATTGGGGATGACAGACTCAATGTAAAGCAGGAGAAAATGGTGTTTAGGGCCATCCTTAGTTGGATCTCCTACGCAGCTGGGGAACGCAGAGAATACATCTCTCTTCTTTTGCCCAAA GTCAGGTTGGCTTTAATGAATCTAGAAAACTTCATAGAATGCGTTAGCAACAACCCATTGGTGAAGGAAAGTGAAGATTGTAAATCGATTCTCCTCAGGACCCTGAAGGCCATGCTTGACCTCCAAACCATGAGCTTCTTTGACTCTATTTACTATCACCCCCTGGCCCGCCCACGAATGCCCTCTGCTATCATGTTGGCTTTTGGAGGCTGGAGAGGCAGAGTACCCACCGATGCCATTCAGGCATACGATGTCCGTGCTGACCGCTGGGTCAATGTCACCAGCAACATGGAAGGTCCCCGGGCATACCATTGTACGGTTTTCCTCGAAGGATCAGTTTACTGTGTCGGTGGCTTTGACAGAGTTGAGCGGCTCAGCTCTGTGCACAGATTTGACCTGGTCTTGCGCACCTGGCAGAAGGTGGCAGAGATGCATGTGAGACGCTGCTTTGTCACTGTTACTGTGATGGACGGGTTCATATATGCCATGGGAGGTTATGATGGAGAGGATCGACACAACACTGTTGAACGTTATCAGCCCAGAGCCAACCAGTGGACCTTAATTGCGCCCATGCACGAGCAGAGAAGTGATGCCAGCAGTACATCCCTCCATGGCAAG GTTTACATATGCGGTGGCTTCAATGGAAATGAGAGTCTGTCAACGGCTGAATGTTACGACCCAGAGAGCAACCAGTGGACCCTGATCGCATCCATGGGTAGTGGACGCAGTGGAGTTGGGGTCGTCGCCTATGCAGACCATGTCTTTGCA gttGGTGGCTTTGATGGAACCAGCCGCCTGTCCACTGCTGAGGCCTACAACCCAGAAACCGATACCTGGCACGCTGTGCCCTCCATGCTGAGCTCCCGCAGCAACTTCGGCATCGCATTGATCGATGACCGTCTTTTTGTAGTTGGGGGCTTCAATGACTCCTCCACCTTCCGTGCGGTCGAGTGCTTCGATGTTGAAGCGGATGAGTGGTCTGATGCTCGAGACTTGGAGACTTCCTGCAGCGCCCTGAGCTGCTGTGTGGTGTACGGACTGCCCAACTTGGCCGAGTATGCTTCACCTCATCACTCTGTGCAAATCTCCGAAGCAGAGGAGCGCGAGGTGGAATGA